TTGTAAAGAATGTCGCTACTACGAAATGCACGAATCAGCTTAAGGTTGAGCTAGGAAATTCAATCCTAAAAAAATGGCAGCAACTGTACCAGAAACAGAAATTTTACCTTGGCAAACCTGATTAATTACTTGTTCCAGGGGAATTAATACTACCTCAATTTCTTCTGTGATATCTAGGCTTTGCTTTCCTGTTGATTGAGCATTTTCAGCTAGAAATACAAAAATTTTATTGGTATCTTTAACCGGATTATCATATAAAGTTGCTATTTCAATCAATTGCTCGGCAACATAACCTGTTTCCTCTTCTAATTCTCTAGCTGCTGCAACTATGCTACTTTCTTTCTCGCCGTAAAACGCTCCAGCAGGTAGTTCTAATAAAATTTCCCTTATTCCATGCCTATATTGGCGTACAAAGACAATCTCTTGCTTTGGGGTAACTGCTAAAATAATAGCAATATCTGGTCTAATATTGACAAAAAAATCTTTAATTACTTGACCGTTGGGTAATTCTATTTCATCTTGCCTAATGCGACACCATTTGTTGTCAAATACCAGTTGAGAATTTAATAAATTCCATTTTTGGATATTTTGCATCTGACCTGCTTTTGAGATGTTTTTTAAATTTTAAATAATAAAAGCTGTTACTTTAACTCAGGCTGTAATATCATGTTCGTTTAATTGCCGATAATAGACCAATGAGCAAAAAGCACAAATTTGGTTTTATTTATTGCAGATGTGAGCAAATTAACGCAGATGACGCAGATTTTAACCAAGATTTTATCGACTTATGCGCTTAGGTCGAATGAGGAGCGATCGCGCGTCTCTACAATGGTTATAAAATTATGCGTATAAATATTCAACCTTTTACCGTACATAAGCGGTTTGCACTTAAAATTAGTCGTGGTACTACGTCACAGACACAAAATGTCTGGGTGCGAGTTCAACAGGATGATATTGAGGGTTGGGGAGAAGCTTCACCGTTTTCAATTGGTGAACACCCGCAAACTACACAAGTGATTTTAGAGGCATTGCAGCAAGTTATACCAATGCTGGAACAGTTCAGTCCTTGGGATCGGCAAGAAATTGAACAGATTTTTAGAGAAACCAAGTTACCATCGGCAGCACAAGCAGCAATAGATATCGC
Above is a window of Oculatellaceae cyanobacterium DNA encoding:
- a CDS encoding NUDIX hydrolase, which encodes MQNIQKWNLLNSQLVFDNKWCRIRQDEIELPNGQVIKDFFVNIRPDIAIILAVTPKQEIVFVRQYRHGIREILLELPAGAFYGEKESSIVAAARELEEETGYVAEQLIEIATLYDNPVKDTNKIFVFLAENAQSTGKQSLDITEEIEVVLIPLEQVINQVCQGKISVSGTVAAIFLGLNFLAQP